The genomic DNA TATTTTTAATGTGCTTTTAATATTCAATTGTCATTCCACCTTCCCACATTTATAAGCCGTGCGCTTCACGGTATTTTTCAAATTCTTCGTCTGTCGCAAAAACAAAATGACCTTCTGTGAATTCTTTTAACGTACGTTGATCATTTTTAGAAGCATCTTCTTTATACTCAACACGTTTTCTTGTACGTTCACTATCTGGGTCAGGTTGTGGAACAGCCGATAGTAGTGATTTTGTATATGGATGGATAGGGTGACTATAAATCTCGTCTGCAGTCCCCAACTCAACAATGCGCCCTAAGTGCATTACAGCAATACGATCTGAAATATATTTTACCATCGACAAATCATGGGCAATGAAGAGAAATGTGATGTTACGTTCACGTTGTAATTTTTGCATTAAGTTAACAACTTGTGCTTGAATCGATACGTCTAATGCTGAAATCGGTTCATCCGCAATGATAAATTCTGGTTCCACTGCAAGCGCACGCGCAATCCCAATACGTTGTCGTTGACCACCTGAAAACTCATGTGGATAACGATTCGCATGGCTTTTTCGCAGGCCTACTGTTTCTAACAAATCATAAACACGCTTTTTGCGATCTTTCCGATCTGATGCTAAACCATGAATATCTATCCCTTCAGCGACGATATCCATAACTTTAAGTCTTGGATTGAGTGAAGCATAAGGGTCTTGGAAAATCATCTGTATTTTCTTATTAAATTTAAGTAAGTCTTTATGCTTTTTAATATCTTGAATATTGATTCCTTCGTATAGCACCTGGCCATCAGTTACATCATTTAATTTAATTATTGCTTTACCTGTCGTTGACTTACCAGAGCCTGACTCTCCCACAAGGCCAAATGTTTCACCTTTAAATACTTTGAAAGAAATATCTTCAACAGCACGTACTTCATTACGCTTGCCATGGTTGAAATACTGTTTTAAGTTTTTAACTTCTAATAATACCTCTTTTTCAGCCATTAAAACGACACCCTTTCTACACGTTCTGGTTTATCAAAATTGTTCGGCATTGGACGTTGCTTACGTTTTACCATTTCTGGCGGGTCAACGTGAGGTGCACGTTCATCTAACAACCAAGAACGAACATAATGCGTCGGCGAAACTCTAAACCATGGAGGCGCTTCTTTAAAGTCAATCGCTAAAGCATATTCACTTCGTGGTGCAAATGCATCGCCTTTTGGTGGGTGAATTAGATCCGGTGGTGAACCAGGAATTGCTAATAATTCTGTGTCGTTCCCTGTTTCTAAATCTGGCATTGATGAAAGTAATCCCCATGTATAAGGGTGCTTAGGGTCATAGAATATTTCATCCACATTCCCTGTTTCAATCATTTGACCGCCATACATCACAGCCACACGATCTGCAACATTAGCAACAACCCCTAAATCATGTGTAATGAAAATGATAGACGTATCAATTTTTTGTTGTAATTCTTTCATCAAATCTAAAATTTGAGCCTGCATCGTCACATCTAATGCGGTAGTAGGTTCATCCGCGATTAACACTTTAGGTTCACAAGCAAGCGCCAATGCA from Staphylococcus schleiferi includes the following:
- a CDS encoding ABC transporter ATP-binding protein, which gives rise to MSERVLEINDLHVSFDIEAGEVQAVRGVDFYLNKGETLAIVGKSGSGKSVSTKAITKLFQGKSGRIKNGSIIFNGEDLTQKSEKELMKLRGKEISMIFQDPMTSLNPTMKIGKQVMEPIIKHIGLSKSEAKKRAIELLKLVGLKRVEERFNAYPHQFSGGQRQRIVIALALACEPKVLIADEPTTALDVTMQAQILDLMKELQQKIDTSIIFITHDLGVVANVADRVAVMYGGQMIETGNVDEIFYDPKHPYTWGLLSSMPDLETGNDTELLAIPGSPPDLIHPPKGDAFAPRSEYALAIDFKEAPPWFRVSPTHYVRSWLLDERAPHVDPPEMVKRKQRPMPNNFDKPERVERVSF
- a CDS encoding ABC transporter ATP-binding protein; the encoded protein is MAEKEVLLEVKNLKQYFNHGKRNEVRAVEDISFKVFKGETFGLVGESGSGKSTTGKAIIKLNDVTDGQVLYEGINIQDIKKHKDLLKFNKKIQMIFQDPYASLNPRLKVMDIVAEGIDIHGLASDRKDRKKRVYDLLETVGLRKSHANRYPHEFSGGQRQRIGIARALAVEPEFIIADEPISALDVSIQAQVVNLMQKLQRERNITFLFIAHDLSMVKYISDRIAVMHLGRIVELGTADEIYSHPIHPYTKSLLSAVPQPDPDSERTRKRVEYKEDASKNDQRTLKEFTEGHFVFATDEEFEKYREAHGL